Proteins encoded in a region of the Stieleria neptunia genome:
- a CDS encoding histone deacetylase family protein, whose product MRLYYTDHFELPLPPTHRFPMDKYRRLRRHVATSDAHRNDVLLVPPAASDDQLRLCHDTDYIVRVATGTLSSQEVRRIGFPWSPKMVQRSRRSTGATIAASRSALHDGIAANLAGGTHHAFADAGEGYCVFNDAAVAIRTLQSESLIRRACVIDLDVHQGNGTASILTSDSSAITMSMHGAKNFPLRKVPSDLDIPLEDGTDDDTYLEKLSRSLDTLDRWRVDGEFDLVIYLAGADPYVGDRLGRMCLSKPGLAERDRAVLQWCIDRSIPVAVAMSGGYAADIDEIVAIHAATLQIASGLAAGLRP is encoded by the coding sequence GTGCGTCTGTACTATACCGATCATTTCGAATTGCCGTTGCCGCCGACGCACCGGTTTCCGATGGACAAGTACCGGCGTCTGCGCCGTCACGTCGCGACCAGCGATGCCCACCGCAACGATGTGTTGCTGGTGCCACCGGCTGCCTCGGATGATCAGTTGCGGCTCTGCCACGACACTGACTACATCGTCCGGGTGGCCACCGGCACGTTGTCGTCCCAGGAAGTCCGGCGTATCGGATTCCCCTGGTCGCCCAAAATGGTCCAGCGGTCGCGGCGCAGCACCGGTGCGACCATCGCGGCCTCCCGCAGCGCCTTGCACGACGGTATTGCCGCCAATCTGGCCGGCGGCACGCACCACGCGTTTGCCGATGCCGGTGAAGGATACTGTGTGTTTAACGACGCCGCAGTCGCAATACGAACGCTGCAATCAGAATCCTTGATCCGACGCGCCTGCGTGATCGACTTGGACGTGCACCAGGGCAACGGCACCGCGTCGATCCTCACGAGCGACTCTTCTGCGATCACGATGTCGATGCACGGGGCGAAGAATTTCCCGCTGCGAAAGGTCCCCAGCGATCTGGACATCCCGCTGGAAGACGGCACCGATGACGACACGTACCTCGAGAAACTCTCGCGGTCTCTCGACACGCTCGATCGGTGGCGCGTGGACGGTGAATTCGACCTGGTGATCTACCTGGCTGGGGCGGACCCGTACGTCGGCGACCGCCTGGGGCGGATGTGCCTGTCCAAACCCGGCCTCGCCGAGCGCGACCGCGCCGTCCTGCAGTGGTGCATCGACCGCTCGATCCCCGTCGCGGTTGCGATGAGCGGCGGCTACGCAGCCGACATCGACGAGATCGTCGCCATCCACGCCGCAACCCTGCAAATCGCCAGCGGCCTGGCGGCGGGGCTGAGGCCGTGA